One Drechmeria coniospora strain ARSEF 6962 chromosome 01, whole genome shotgun sequence genomic region harbors:
- a CDS encoding Glycoside hydrolase, family 76 yields the protein MSSSEMQQPQPPLNTQHLTTAPPLGPLHRCTPTTSLPWCRPRLDFSVGLPACLPLNNNIIILCSPSFSRALRTRLRTRLRTRLRTRLRTRRHSRRRLDPRDRPSASLIPHRCSPFFRLNRHRPTVEGFLTHRTQSCASSAPWPALVLRHSFRRPRLRLSPSPRASARRRSNMKSSLPSTAVAVTMLSMAMRTSAQDSPFSIDTVDATKKTASVLAWDMMQYYKGNLSGHVPGILPGPPPAGDYYWWEGGAMWGTLIDYWAWTGDSSYNDVIMQAMQFQVGEDKDYMPRNVTASLGNDDQGFWGMSAMLAAEQKFPDPPSDKPQWLALAQAVFNTQASPDRHDKTCNGGLRWQIPFANNGYNYKNSIANGCFFNLGARLYRYTGNQTYLDWAVKTWDWMEQVGFIDGTTYAIYDGANVNDDCKDINKAQFSYNNGVFAQGAAFLYNATQDAVWEQRATKLVQTGLKNFFPNGVAVEISCENVGTCTTDMLTFKGFVHRWYSVITQIMPSLAPTILPTLKKSAEAAIKQCTGGALGRQCGLKWASGTYDGKTGAGQEMAALAAVSSLLINSAKVPVTEKTGGTSKGDPNAGSAGDDFQQHVAPITAADKAGAGILTAVILGCAGGMFGWMSLGA from the exons ATGAGCAGCAGCGAGATG CAGCAACCACAGCCACCTCTCAACACGCAGCATCTTACCACCGCACCACCACTTGGGCCGTTGCACCGCTGCACACCAACCACCAGCCTCCCGTggtgccgccctcgcctcgACTTCTCGGtcggcctgcctgcctgcctgcctttGAACAATAATATCATCATCCTTTGCTCGCCATCCTTTTCGCGTGCCCTCCGCACTCGCCTCCGCACTCGCCTCCGCACTCGCCTCCGCACTCGCCTCCGCACTCGTCGTCacagccgtcgccgcctcgacccCCGCGACCGGCCGTCCGCGTCATTGATTCCTCACCGGTGCTCGCCCTTTTTTCGCCTCAACCGTCACCGACCGACAGTCGAAGGCTTCCTGACGCACCGCACGCAGTCGTgtgcgtcctcggcgccttggcctgccctcgtcctccgtcACTCGtttcgtcgccctcgcctgcgtctttccccctccccccgcgCCTCGGCGCGTCGTCGATCCAACATGAAGTCGTCCCTGCCGTCCACCGCCgtggcggtgacgatgctctcgatggcgatgcggaCGTCGGCCCAAGACTCGCCCTTTTCCATCGACACCGTCG ATGCGACGAAAAAGACGGCCAGCGTCCTGGCCTGGGACATGATGCAGTACTACAAGGGAAACCTGTCGGGACACGTGCCCGGCATCCTGCCcggtccgccgccggccggcgaCTACTACTGGTGGGAGGGCGGTGCCATGTGGGGGACGCTGATCGATTACTGGGCCTGGACAGGGGACTCGTCGTACAACGACGTGATCATGCAGGCGATGCAGTTCCAGGTGGGCGAGGACAAGGACTACATGCCTCGCAACGTCACCGCCTcgctcggcaacgacgaccaGGGCTTCTGGGGCATGTCGGCcatgctcgcggccgagcaaAAGTTCCCGGACCCGCCGTCGGACAAGCCGCAGTGGCTCGCGCTCGCCCAGGCCGTCTTCAACACGCAGGCGAGCCCGGACCGGCACGACAAGACGTGCAACGGCGGCCTCCGATGGCAGATTCCCTTTGCCAACAACGGCTACAACTACAAGAACAGCATCGCCAACGGCTGCTTCTTCAACCTCGGCGCTCGCCTGTACCGCTACACGGGCAACCAGACGTACCTCGACTGGGCCGTCAAGACGTGGGACTGGATGGAGCAGGTCGGCTTCATCGACGGCACGACGTACGCCATCtacgacggcgccaacgtcAACGACGACTGCAAGGACATCAACAAGGCCCAGTTTTCCTACAACAACGGCGTGTTTGCCCAGGGCGCGGCGTTTTTATACAATGCG ACGCAAGATGCCGTCTGGGAACAGAGAGCGACAAAGCTCGTGCAGACGGGGCTTAAAAACTTTTTCCccaacggcgtcgccgtcgaaaTCTCGTGCGAAAACGTGGGCACCTGCACGACCGACATGCTCACCTTCAAGGGCTTCGTGCACCGGTGGTACTCGGTCATCACGCAGATCATGCCCTCGCTGGCGCCGACGATCCTGCCGACGCTCAAaaagtcggccgaggccgcgaTCAAGCAGTGCACCGGCGGCGCGCTCGGCCGGCAGTGCGGCCTGAAGTGGGCGAGCGGCACCTACGACGGCAAGACGGGCGCCGGCCAGGAGATggcggccctcgccgccgtctcgtcgctGCTCATCAACAGCGCCAAGGTGCCGGTGACGGAGAAGACGGGCGGCACCTCCAAGGGCGACCCCAACGcgggctcggccggcgacgacttcCAGCAGCACGTGGCGCCCATCacggcggccgacaaggccggcgccggcatcctgacggccgtcatcctcggctgcgccggcggcatgtTTGGCTGGATGAGCTTGGGGGCCTGA